One genomic region from Manis pentadactyla isolate mManPen7 chromosome 12, mManPen7.hap1, whole genome shotgun sequence encodes:
- the LOC130679906 gene encoding abnormal spindle-like microcephaly-associated protein homolog, translating to MITAVTSYKRYLWATVTIQRHWHAYVRRKRDQQRYKILKSSSLLIQAVFRRWKQHKLQLQIKAAIILQRAFREWHVRKQAKEEKSAVIIQSWYRMPKELRKYTHIRSCVVTVQTRFQCVQAQKLYKRRKAALLTIQKHCRAYLQGKTERTHYLQKRAAAVLLQKAFSAWRARDALQQVRAACVLQSYWKARRDRFQFLNLKKITVKLQAHVRKHHQLQKYKKIKKAALVIQVHFRAYLSAVEVRASYQKTRSAVIVLQSACRGMQARKKFMHALTAVIKIQSYYRAYISKKKFLSLKNAVVKLQSIVKMKQTRKRYLRLRAAVLFLQCWYRSRAAAALKREESMPAQESCIKPQAFARGHLVGEMRLQRKAAVSLQSHFRIRKIRQHYLHVYRATVVIQNRYRACKAQARQRKDLHVQRAVTCLQAAYRGYKVHRLIKQQSIAALKIQTAFRTHRERKEYQFVLQSTIKIQRWYRAYKTVHDIRVYFLKTRRAVISLQSAYRGWKVRKQIRRERQAAVKIQSAFRMAKAQSQFRLLKSSVLVIQQHLRGRRAGVKHHEESAELRCVVMTLQRTWTGKPGRVQIQKQHQCAVIIQSYYRMYVQQKKWKSMRRAAHLIQTYYRAYSIGRKQHLLYLKTKAAAVVLQSAYRSMRVRKKMEEGTKAAVTIQSAHRAHKVKKRNTTYRASALSIQRWYRRIKIANQQRKDYLDLRETVIKIQAVYRGIRVRRHIQRMHTAATCIKAMFKMHQSKRRYHQMITAAVVIQAVWRRYKAKKHLCKVEAACKIQAWYRCRKVRKAYLAVLKAVTLMQSCFFARLDRARFLNMRASTIIIQRKWRAILCGRRAREHFLMIKRHRAACLIQAHFRGYKGRQVYLQQKSAALTIQRYIQARRAAKHERIKYSELKKSTVVLQALVRGWLVRKRIVEQRTRIRLLHFTAAAFYHLSALRIQRAYKRHTALKIQSKKKLCFIQRWFRARLQQKRFIQKCSIIKIHHEVKECMNQQNKAASVIQKAVRHFLLCKKQEKINNGVTKIQALWRGYFWRKRSDCTKIKAIRLSLQLVNREIREEDKLYQRTALALHCLLTYKHLSAILQALKHLEVVSRLSPLCCENMAQSEAISKIFILIRSCNRSVPCMEIISYAEQVLLNVAKHEKTTSAVYDVENCVDTLLDLVQMYREKPGDKIADKGRSIFTKTCCLLAVLLKATNRASVVQSRPKVVDRIYSIYKLIARNYKMNTARLLYKQRTDSSMSVPSIPETPVRTKRVSRLKPAWVLRRDDMEEITNPLQAIQMVMDTLGIPY from the exons ATGATAACTGCAGTTACTTCTTATAAACGGTATCTTTGGGCCACAGTTACAATTCAGAGGCACTGGCATGCTTATGTAAGAAGAAAACGCGATCAACAGAGATACAAAATTCTAAAATCATCATCCCTTCTAATCCAGGCTGTGTTCAGAAGATGGAAGCAACATAAACTGCAATTACAAATAAAAGCTGCGATAATATTGCAAAGAGCTTTTAGAGAGTGGCATGTCAGAAAACAAGCTAAAGAAGAAAAGTCTGCTGTCATCATACAATCATGGTATAGAATGCCCAAAGAATTACGGAAATATACGCACATTAGATCTTGTGTTGTGACCGTTCAGACAAGATTTCAGTGCGTTCAAGCCCAGAAGttatacaaaagaagaaaagcgGCTCTACTGACTATCCAGAAGCACTGCAGAGCATATCTGCAAGGGAAGACTGAGCGCACCCATTATCTCCAGAAACGGGCTGCAGCTGTCCTACTACAGAAGGCCTTCAGTGCCTGGAGAGCCCGTGATGCGCTCCAGCAGGTGAGAGCTGCATGTGTGTTGCAGTCATATTGGAAAGCGAGACGAGACAGATTTCAGTTTCTAAACCTTAAGAAAATCACCGTCAAATTGCAGGCACATGTAAGAAAACATCATCAATTGCAGAAATATAAGAAGATAAAGAAAGCCGCCCTTGTAATTCAGGTTCATTTCCGAGCTTACCTTTCAGCAGTGGAAGTTCGAGCATCTTACCAGAAAACACGTTCTGCTGTCATTGTTCTACAGTCTGCATGTAGAGGAATGCAAGCCAGGAAAAAGTTTATGCATGCCCTCACAGCTGTTATAAAGATTCAGTCATATTATCGAGCTTATATTTCCAAAAAGAAATTTCTGAGTCTAAAAAATGCTGTGGTAAAGCTACAATCAATTGTCAAGATGAAACAAACTCGTAAACGGTATTTACGTTTAAGAGCAGCGGTGCTGTTTCTCCAGTGCTGGTACCGTTCCAGGGCAGCCGCAGCGCTAAAGAGGGAGGAATCCATGCCGGCGCAGGAATCCTGTATTAAACCGCAGGCTTTTGCTAGAGGACACCTGGTTGGAGAGATGAGGCTGCAGAGAAAAGCTGCTGTGTCCCTGCAGTCTCACTTCAGAATAAGGAAGATACGGCAGCACTACCTGCATGTTTATAGGGCGACTGTTGTCATTCAGAATCGCTATCGTGCATGCAAAGCGCAAGCCCGTCAGAGGAAGGACTTGCACGTCCAAAGGGCAGTTACTTGTTTACAGGCAGCTTACAGAGGTTATAAGGTACACCGGCTAATCAAACAACAATCTATAGCTGCTCTTAAAATTCAAACTGCTTTTAGAACCCATAGAGAAAGGAAGGAATATCAGTTTGTGCTTCAGTCCACTATTAAGATTCAGAGATGGTACAGGGCATACAAGACTGTTCATGATATAAGAGTATACTTTTTAAAGACAAGAAGAGCTGTGATTTCTCTCCAGTCTGCTTATCGTGGCTGGAAGGTTCGGAAGCAGATCAGAAGGGAACGTCAAGCTGCAGTGAAAATTCAGTCTGCTTTTAGGATGGCCAAGGCCCAGAGTCAGTTTAGACTATTAAAATCATCAGTATTAGTCATCCAGCAACATCTGAGAGGACGGAGGGCAGGAGTAAAGCATCATGAGGAGTCTGCCGAACTCCGCTGTGTGGTGATGACGCTGCAGCGTACATGGACCGGAAAGCCAGGGAGGGTACAGATCCAGAAGCAGCACCAATGTGCTGTCATCATACAGTCATATTATCGGATGTACGTGCAGCAGAAGAAGTGGAAAAGCATGAGAAGAGCTGCCCATCTGATTCAGACATATTACAGGGCTTACAGTATTGGAAGGAAACAGCACCTTTTGTATTTGAAAACCAAAGCAGCCGCAGTAGTTTTACAGTCAGCTTACCGAAGTATGAGAGTGAGAAAAAAGATGGAAGAGGGCACCAAAGCAGCAGTCACCATCCAGTCTGCACACAGGGCTCACAAAGTCAAGAAGAGGAACACAACCTACAGAGCTTCAGCTCTCTCAATTCAGAGGTGGTATCGACGTATTAAGATTGCAAACCAGCAGCGCAAGGACTACCTTGATTTAAGGGAGACAGTGATTAAAATCCAAGCTGTTTATAGAGGTATTAGAGTAAGAAGACATATTCAGCGTATGCACACAGCAGCTACTTGTATTAAAGCCATGTTTAAAATGCATCAGTCAAAAAGAAGATACCACCAAATGATAACAGCAGCTGTCGTAATTCAG GCTGTATGGAGGAGATATAAAGCCAAGAAACATTTATGTAAAGTGGAAGCTGCTTGCAAGATTCAAGCCTGGTACAGGTGTCGGAAAGTGCGGAAAGCTTATCTGGCTGTACTGAAGGCCGTTACACTCATGCAGAGCTGCTTTTTTGCCAGACTGGACAGAGCACG ATTTTTGAACATGAGAGCATCAACAATTATCATTCAGAGAAAATGGAGAGCTATACTTTGTGGAAGAAGAGCTCGTGAGCACTTTTTAATGATAAAA AGACATCGAGCTGCCTGTTTGATCCAAGCACATTTTAGAGGCTATAAAGGGAGGCAGGTCTATCTTCAGCAGAAGTCTGCAGCTTTGACCATACAGCGATACATACAAGCCAGGAGGGCTGCGAAGCATGAAAGGATAAAATACTCTGAACTGAAAAAATCTACGGTTGTTTTACAAGCACTGGTGCGTGGTTGGTTAGTGAGAAAAAga atTGTGGAGCAGAGAACCAGAATTAGGCTTTTGCACTTCACAGCAGCTGCGTTTTATCACCTGTCTGCTCTGAGAATTCAAAGGGCGTATAAACGTCACACGGC tttgaaaatccaaagtaaaaaaaaattgtgttttatACAGAGATGGTTTCGAGCAAGACTGCAGCAAAAGAGGTTTATTCAGAAATGTAGCATCATAAAAATCCATCATGAAGTTAAAGAATGTATGAACCAGCAAAATAAGGCTGCATCAGTAATACAGAAAGCAGTACGACACTTTCTCCTCtgtaagaaacaggaaaaaattaataatggGGTCACTAAAATTCAG GCATTATGGAGAGGATATTTTTGGAGGAAGAGAAGTGACTGTACGAAAATTAAAGCTATACGACTAAGTCTTCAACTTGTTAATAGGGAGATTCGAGAAGAAGATAAGCTGTACCAAAGAACCGCTCTTGCGCTCCACTGTCTTTTGACTTACAAGCACCTTTCTGCTATTCTTCAGGCTTTAAAGCACCTGG AGGTAGTCAGCAGATTGTCTCCACTTTGTTGTGAGAACATGGCCCAGAGTGAAGCTATTTCTAAGATATTTATTTTGATCCGAAGTTGTAATCGTAGTGTCCCTTGTATGGAAATCATCAGCTATGCTGAACAAGTCTTGCTTAATGTTGCTAAG CATGAGAAAACTACCTCAGCAGTTTATGATGTAGAAAATTGTGTAGATACATTATTGGATCTTGTGCAAATGTACCGAGAAAAACCTGGTGACAAAATTGCAGACAAGGGCAGAAGCATTTTCACTAAAACATGTTGTTTGTTAGCTGTTTTACTGAAGGCAACAAACCGAGCGTCT gttGTTCAAAGTAGGCCTAAAGTTGTTGACCGTATTTACAGTATTTATAAACTTATAGCTCGTAACTACAAAATGAATACTGCAAGACTGCTTTACAAACAAAGGACAGATTCTTCTATGAGCGTTCCCTCTATTCCAGAAACTCCTGTGAGAACCAAAAGAGTTTCACG ACTTAAACCAGCCTGGGTTTTAAGAAGAgatgacatggaagaaatcacAAATCCCCTGCAAGCTATTCAAATGGTGATGGATACACTTGGCATTCCTTATTAG